The following are encoded together in the Myxococcales bacterium genome:
- a CDS encoding (2Fe-2S)-binding protein → MTVSLSFEVNGEAARLSVEPHARLIDVLREALGLMGTKEGCSNGECGACTVLVDGRPVCSCLLPALEVEGCKVLTIEGLAGPGGDLSDLQRAFVDKGGVQCGFCTPGMLMSAHALLERTPEPSEAQIRNALTGNLCRCTGYAQIIESVSHAASARRAKKGADHA, encoded by the coding sequence ATGACGGTCAGCTTGTCGTTCGAGGTCAACGGGGAGGCGGCCCGCCTGTCGGTCGAGCCGCACGCTCGCTTGATCGACGTGCTGCGCGAAGCGCTCGGTCTGATGGGGACCAAGGAAGGTTGCAGCAACGGCGAGTGCGGTGCTTGCACGGTGCTCGTGGACGGGCGCCCCGTGTGTTCGTGTTTGCTGCCTGCGCTCGAGGTCGAGGGCTGCAAGGTGCTCACCATCGAGGGCCTGGCGGGACCTGGAGGTGACCTTTCGGACTTGCAGCGCGCCTTCGTCGACAAGGGCGGCGTGCAGTGTGGTTTCTGCACACCCGGCATGCTCATGAGCGCCCACGCGCTCCTGGAACGAACGCCGGAGCCGAGCGAAGCGCAAATCCGGAACGCGCTGACCGGCAACCTGTGTCGCTGCACGGGCTACGCGCAGATCATCGAGTCGGTGAGCCACGCCGCTTCGGCCCGACGCGCCAAGAAGGGAGCGGACCATGCGTGA
- a CDS encoding xanthine dehydrogenase family protein subunit M, whose protein sequence is MSFDYHRPKTLAEAWRLAALETETRFVAGGTDVMVRIREGKIAPRALVSLTDIAELTQVVVGSPIVLGAGVRVSDLEADPALARVLPVLGRAAGFLGSIQIRNVATLGGNLCNASPCADLAPPLLVHEARVRIASATGTRELPLSDFFVGPRASVLEAGEILSAVIVDAPPQNVRATFLKHGRVRMDIALASVAVLLELDGRRCTKARVAAGSLGPCPLRLVATEQALSGQILDDTTLARARETACNEVRPISDVRAGADYRRHLAGALLERGIRSLMEGASS, encoded by the coding sequence ATGAGCTTCGACTACCACCGCCCCAAAACCCTGGCAGAGGCCTGGCGGCTTGCGGCTCTCGAGACCGAGACCCGCTTCGTGGCCGGCGGCACCGACGTGATGGTGCGCATCCGCGAGGGCAAGATAGCGCCACGCGCCCTGGTCTCCCTCACCGACATCGCCGAGCTCACCCAGGTGGTGGTCGGTTCCCCCATCGTGCTCGGGGCTGGCGTACGGGTGTCCGACCTCGAGGCAGATCCGGCGCTCGCCCGCGTACTGCCGGTGCTGGGCCGCGCCGCGGGGTTCTTGGGCAGCATTCAGATCCGCAACGTGGCGACGCTGGGCGGGAACCTCTGCAACGCCTCGCCTTGCGCCGATCTGGCGCCGCCGCTCCTGGTCCACGAGGCCCGCGTGCGCATCGCATCGGCGACGGGCACCCGCGAGCTCCCGCTCTCGGACTTCTTCGTGGGGCCCCGAGCCAGCGTGCTCGAAGCGGGCGAAATCCTCTCCGCCGTCATCGTCGACGCACCGCCCCAAAACGTGCGAGCGACCTTCCTGAAACACGGCCGCGTGCGCATGGACATCGCGCTCGCCAGCGTGGCCGTCTTGCTCGAGCTCGACGGCAGGCGCTGCACCAAGGCGCGGGTGGCAGCCGGTTCCTTGGGGCCCTGTCCCCTGCGCCTCGTTGCGACGGAGCAAGCCTTGAGTGGACAAATTCTGGATGACACCACCCTCGCCCGAGCGCGCGAGACCGCGTGCAACGAGGTCCGCCCGATCAGCGACGTGCGCGCGGGCGCCGACTACCGGCGGCACCTGGCCGGGGCGCTCCTCGAGCGCGGCATCCGGTCATTGATGGAAGGAGCGAGCTCATGA